In Bradyrhizobium lablabi, one DNA window encodes the following:
- a CDS encoding carbon-nitrogen hydrolase family protein, translated as MIHHYPKLKVAAAHVAPVFLDTGRTVDKACSLIAEAAQAGARLIVFPEAFVPAFPIWTAIAAPILTHELFKSLASCAIEITGPEIARLKDAARRNEICVSIGFNEGTKASVGCIWNSNVLIGEDGSLLNHHRKLVPTYYEKLVWSSGDGAGLRVVETSIGRIGMLICGENTNPLARYSLMAQGEQIHISTYPPIWPTRPSREAGGYDIEQAIRIRAGAHSFEAKAFNIVASACVDDTMRARLEAVLGASALDIIDHTPRAISVVIGPSGLPVSPVVSGEETLLYCDIDLADCIEPKQFHDVVGYYNRFDIFKLEVNREANRPIVFRDDIRSAPRDPYADALQARGADLSAPSDPKVHLLGA; from the coding sequence ATGATTCATCACTATCCGAAACTAAAAGTCGCCGCGGCCCACGTCGCCCCGGTGTTTCTCGATACCGGGCGAACGGTCGACAAGGCATGCTCGCTGATCGCCGAGGCCGCCCAGGCGGGAGCGCGGCTGATCGTCTTCCCGGAGGCGTTCGTGCCGGCGTTTCCGATCTGGACCGCGATCGCGGCGCCGATCCTGACCCACGAGCTGTTCAAGTCGCTCGCCTCGTGCGCGATCGAAATCACAGGGCCTGAGATCGCGCGGTTGAAGGATGCCGCGCGCCGCAACGAAATATGCGTCTCGATCGGGTTCAACGAAGGGACGAAAGCGAGCGTCGGCTGCATCTGGAATTCGAACGTGCTGATCGGCGAGGACGGATCGCTGCTCAATCACCATCGCAAGCTGGTTCCGACCTATTATGAGAAATTGGTCTGGTCGAGCGGAGACGGGGCTGGTCTACGCGTCGTCGAGACGTCGATCGGCCGGATCGGCATGCTGATTTGCGGCGAAAACACCAATCCTCTCGCCCGCTACAGCTTGATGGCACAAGGCGAGCAGATTCATATCTCCACCTATCCGCCGATCTGGCCGACCCGACCCTCCAGGGAAGCGGGAGGTTACGACATCGAGCAGGCGATTCGGATCCGGGCGGGTGCCCACTCGTTCGAGGCCAAGGCCTTCAATATCGTGGCCTCGGCATGCGTGGACGATACCATGCGGGCGAGGCTGGAGGCCGTGCTGGGTGCGTCGGCCCTCGATATCATCGATCATACCCCACGGGCCATCTCGGTCGTGATCGGCCCATCCGGCTTGCCCGTAAGCCCGGTGGTTTCCGGCGAGGAAACGCTGCTTTATTGCGATATCGATCTCGCCGATTGCATCGAGCCCAAGCAATTTCACGACGTAGTAGGTTACTACAATCGCTTCGACATCTTCAAACTCGAGGTCAATCGGGAGGCGAACCGGCCGATCGTCTTCCGCGACGATATCCGAAGCGCGCCGCGGGATCCTTATGCGGACGCGCTTCAAGCCCGGGGCGCCGACCTTTCGGCGCCTTCTGACCCAAAAGTACATCTGCTGGGCGCGTAA